The proteins below are encoded in one region of Belonocnema kinseyi isolate 2016_QV_RU_SX_M_011 chromosome 5, B_treatae_v1, whole genome shotgun sequence:
- the LOC117173810 gene encoding uncharacterized protein LOC117173810, translated as MCCHIEFSSQPVQTAQVQEPEKKTKIVLAVTHDAEVLLGTAVVNIFDIYNKPHTCRLLLDGGSQPNFISEKLASKLKLDQIKIDMPFGGLGQLVTRANYKVKAKIQSRINACEHEIELVALPTITSLLPSRFVDKGSLSLPHGIKLAYPEFNKPAEIDILIGATLYYKLLSTGQIVMKEQPNVTLQKTLLGWIIAGEVAVKQSASPRACHLVTLDSKITRFWEIDSIPQKKLLSLDEQKCEKFYSETTTRRSDGVYVVRLPFNDQRDKLGNNYYNALNRAYSQERKLSKNPSLKEAYTGKLCRYRDLGHLREITNTNTRDQGYYIPHLDVTKRDYEASRLKRIVFDGSHNIVLAGDLQKMFRCIQVHEDDVKYQKIPWRNDSSEQMRVFVLTTVTQGTACAPYLAARTLHQLEIDEGGRYPQAAQFLKNDFYVDDLLTGASSLEAAVELKDKLEKLLELGGFKFHKWTSNEPSLSSQSNSSDESNKADAEAEAAISDNSMSNETQKQHRKRLQVILEQLSINSKDWGSHRKQRTLH; from the exons ATGTGCTGCCATATAGAATTTTCA TCACAGCCCGTTCAAACGGCTCAAGTGCAAGAGCCCGAAAAGAAAACGAAAATCGTTCTCGCAGTTACGCACGATGCAGAGGTTTTACTAGGAACTGCCGTAGTAAACATTTTTGACATATACAATAAGCCACATACATGCAGACTATTACTCGATGGAGGCTCTCAACcgaattttatttcagaaaaattagcaTCGAAACTTAAAttggatcaaataaaaattgatatgccCTTCGGCGGTCTGGGCCAGCTTGTTACTCGTGCTAATTACAAGGTTAAAGCTAAGATTCAATCACGTATTAATGCATGCGAGCATGAAATAGAATTAGTTGCACTTCCAACTATTACTAGTCTATTGCCATCGCGTTTTGTAGACAAAGGCTCTCTTAGTCTTCCTCATGGTATCAAGCTAGCATATCCAGAATTTAATAAACCTGCAGAAATTGACATTTTGATTGGAGCAACTTTGTATTATAAGCTTTTAAGTACCGGTCAAATTGTTATGAAAGAGCAGCCTAACGTCACTTTACAGAAAACCTTGTTAGGTTGGATAATTGCAGGTGAAGTAGCGGTGAAACAATCTGCGTCTCCGAGAGCGTGTCATTTAGTAACACTCGATTCAAAAATAACTCGTTTTTGGGAAATTGACAGCATCCCTCAGAAAAAGCTCTTATCTCTTGACGAGCAAAAATGCGAAAAATTCTATTCGGAAACAACAACACGGCGATCTGACGGAGTTTATGTAGTTCGTCTGCCATTTAAtgatcaaagagataaattaggAAATAATTACTATAATGCGCTTAATCGTGCTTACTCACAAGAACGTAAGTTATCGAAAAACCCTTCATTAAAAGAAGCATACACGGGCAAATTATGCAGATATCGAGATCTTGGTCACTTACGCGAGATTACTAATACAAATACGCGCGATCAAGGATATTACATACCGCATCTTGACGTTACTAAACGCGATTATGAAGCATCACGATTAAAACGGATTGTATTCGACGGGTCACACAATATTGTGCTTGCAGGcgatttgcaaaaaatgtttcgATGTATTCAAGTTCACGAAGATGatgtaaaatatcaaaaaatcccATGGCGTAATGATAGTTCAGAACAAATGCGCGTTTTTGTGCTAACTACGGTAACTCAAGGCACTGCGTGTGCTCCATATTTAGCTGCTAGGACACTTCATCAATTAGAAATTGATGAAGGGGGCAGGTACCCGCAAGctgctcaatttttaaaaaacgatttttatgtaGATGATTTACTGACAGGTGCAAGCTCACTTGAAGCAGCCGTAGAACTTAAagataaattggaaaaattgctTGAACTTGGaggttttaaatttcacaaatggaCTTCAAATGAGCCAAGCCTGTCAAGTCAATCAAATTCGAGTGATGAATCGAACAAAGCGGATGctg aagcagAAGCAGCGATCAGTGATAATTCCATGAGCAATGAAACACAGAAA
- the LOC117173811 gene encoding uncharacterized protein LOC117173811 — MGNLPKSRVQQTRAFENVDIDYCGPFLIKEKKFRNNKSIKAYVAVAVGKALFTYEQFNTCIIEVESILNSRPLTPVSSDPNDLTALTSGHFLIGKTLTSVPEHDYLDVPDNRLSLWQHIQKIKQHLWRRWHKEYLNELRTRGKWHSSNGNQIKLGTLVTIKEDDLPPMHWSVGRVIAVHPGDDGVVRVVTVKTAGGTYKRCIKKLAPLPVDVE, encoded by the exons ATGGGCAATTTACCTAAAAGTCGCGTACAACAAACTAGAGCTTTTGAAAATGTCGATATCGATTATTGCGGTCCCTttcttattaaagaaaaaaagttcagaaataaTAAGAGTATCAAGGCTTACGTAGCTGT GGCGGTAGGAAAAGCACTTTTTACTTATGAGCAATTCAACACCTGTATAATTGAAGTAGAATCCATTTTGAATTCGCGCCCGCTTACTCCTGTTTCCTCTGACCCAAATGACCTGACGGCCTTGACTTCCGGACATTTCCTAATCGGAAAGACTCTAACTAGTGTACCCGAGCACGATTATTTGGATGTGCCGGACAATCGTCTGTCGTTGTGGCAACACATACAAAAAATCAAGCAACACCTTTGGCGCAGATGGCACAAAGAGTACCTCAACGAGCTACGCACTCGTGGAAAATGGCACTCTAGCAATGGAAATCAAATTAAGCTCGGCACGTTAGTCACCATAAAAGAAGATGATCTCCCACCTATGCACTGGAGCGTAGGTCGTGTGATTGCAGTTCATCCAGGAGACGACGGTGTTGTACGAGTTGTTACAGTCAAGACGGCTGGTGGAACCTACAAGCGTTGCATTAAAAAACTAGCACCACTACCAGTCGATGTAGAATAG